From Saccharomyces kudriavzevii IFO 1802 strain IFO1802 genome assembly, chromosome: 11:
GCTGATATCTTGTACGACTTATATTGGTTTATTTCAGACATgtttttatagatatttCCGTCGCGTTCATTATGACGTACTGTCGTCATGTTGAGGTATCTCATCTTGAGATACAACATGGCAGATTTCAGTATTTTTACACATCATCCTCGAAGCCTGGTCCCTGCAACGTTGCTCCCCCTGCTTACGTAACGCGCAACAATAGATTAGACCTGAATCGCGCGTATGCCAAGGACAATAGTATGGACCCACCTGTTGCGCTCTTACCATGTTGTGTAGATCGGGCCGACATCAGACACAAAAGTGGAATAGGGGCTCGCAATCGTTTCCCCTACTTGACACACAGTGACACAACTCCATTTCCACTGGTCCGCTCATTATGCTGTCGGCCGATACTGTCGTTTTTGTCACGATAGCTGTTTCTGgacattttatttttcagccGAACGCTTATCCGTTCAATCCGGCCGTGATCAGTGACCGAGTTTTCTGATAAGCATCCGTTGGTGCCGTACCGCTATCAGACAGAACTGCCAATCTTCCTAATCAGCTGTCGCAACATGAGTTACAGTGCGGCCGGGTACTCAATCCGGTAACTGATAACACCGCATAAAGAGTGTGTATGTCTGCTTTTACTTACGTCCGATTAGCTTATCTTCTGAAACAACCGGCTATTTACCTCCTCGTGGTGGATGAAGTGTGATAAGCTCATATAGCTGGAGCAGTACAGTTCTAACCGCCGGGATCCCGCTCCCGATGTGACATataaagatgaagatggaaTTTGAGTAAATTGTTGTCCTTGCTATCATGCCTTTTTACCTAACTTGGTTCGTTAGTTACTTGTATAGAATagttcttgttttcttattattCCTATAAAGTAAACTAAAAATATTGTTCGAGAAGACTAGTATATAAAAGgataggaaaaaaatgagtaATACTTCTTCTTACGAGAAGAACAATCCAGAAAATCTTAAGCACAATGGCATCACCATAGATTCCGAGTTCCTGACTCAGGAACCAATAACCATCCCTTCGAATGGGTCCGCTACTACCAATGATGAGGCGGGTTCAGGCTCTAAGTGGCAGGATTTCAAGGATTCCTTTAGGAGGGTAGAACCTGTCGAAGTTGATCCTAATCTTACAGAGGCGGAAAAGGTGGCTTTTGTCACTGCGCAAACTCCACTAAAGCaccatttgaaaaatagaCATTTGCAAATGATTGCCATTGGTGGTGCTATTGGTACTGGTCTGCTGGTTGGGTCAGGTACCGCGCTAAGAACAGGTGGTCCCGCTTCGCTACTGATCGGTTGGGGGTCTACGGGTACTATGATTTACTCTATGGTTATGGCTCTGGGTGAGCTGGCTGTGATTTTCCCCATTTCCGGTGGGTTCACTACGTACGCTACCAGATTTATTGATGAGTCCTTTGGTTACGCTAACAACTTTAATTATATGTTGCAATGGCTGGTTGTGCTACCTTTGGAAATTGTCTCTGCATCCATTACTGTGAATTTCTGGGGCACAGATCCAAAGTATAGAGATGGGTTTGTAGCATTATTTTGGCTTGTGATTGTCATTATTAATATGTTCGGTGTGAAAGGTTATGGTGAGGCAGAATTTGTCTTTTCGTTCATCAAGGTCATCACTGTCGTCGGGTTCATTATCCTGGGTATCATCTTGAATTGTGGTGGTGGGCCAGAGGGTGGCTACATTGGTGGTAAGTACTGGCATGATCCTGGTGCCTTTGCTGGTGACACCCCCGGTGCCAAATTTAAAGGTCTTTGTTCCGTTTTCGTTACCTCcgccttttcttttgccgGTTCCGAATTGGTTGGTCTTGCAGCCAGTGAATCTGTGGATCCAAGAAAGTCCGTTCCTAAGGCTGCTAAGCAAGTGTTTTGGAGAATCACACTATTTTACATTCTGTCGCTGTTGATGGTTGGTCTTT
This genomic window contains:
- the GAP1 gene encoding amino acid permease GAP1 — its product is MSNTSSYEKNNPENLKHNGITIDSEFLTQEPITIPSNGSATTNDEAGSGSKWQDFKDSFRRVEPVEVDPNLTEAEKVAFVTAQTPLKHHLKNRHLQMIAIGGAIGTGLLVGSGTALRTGGPASLLIGWGSTGTMIYSMVMALGELAVIFPISGGFTTYATRFIDESFGYANNFNYMLQWLVVLPLEIVSASITVNFWGTDPKYRDGFVALFWLVIVIINMFGVKGYGEAEFVFSFIKVITVVGFIILGIILNCGGGPEGGYIGGKYWHDPGAFAGDTPGAKFKGLCSVFVTSAFSFAGSELVGLAASESVDPRKSVPKAAKQVFWRITLFYILSLLMVGLLVPYNDPNLIGASSVDAAASPFVIAIKTHGIKGLPTVVNVVILIAVLSVGNSAIYACSRTMVALAEQRFLPQIFAYVDRKGRPLVGIAVTSAFGLIAFVAASKKEGDVFNWLLALSGLSSLFTWGGICICHIRFRKALTAQGRDLDELSFKSPTGVWGSYWGLFMVVIMFIAQFYVALFPVGASPSAEGFFEAYLSFPLVVAMYLGHKIYKRNWKLFIPAEDMDIDTGRREVDLELLKQEIAEEKAIMATKPKWYRIWNFWC